In one window of Cydia fagiglandana chromosome 1, ilCydFagi1.1, whole genome shotgun sequence DNA:
- the LOC134671127 gene encoding uncharacterized protein LOC134671127, producing the protein MSPDPETEASEDMLESIDELKERLSSMKRLMEERKAAGTGTKDLFQGHAASLQGTNMIDGNFLSFVFGGSLVVILSVSVYAFYNLYHAVLKKFPSTHTEL; encoded by the exons ATGAGTCCAGATCCAGAAACTGAAG CGTCCGAGGACATGCTAGAATCAATAGACGAACTGAAAGAACGGCTGTCCTCCATGAAACGGCTGATGGAGGAACGCAAGGCCGCCGGCACAGGCACCAAGGACCTGTTCCAAGGCCACGCGGCCAGCCTGCAGGGCACCAACATGATCGACGGGAACTTCCTCAGCTTCGTGTTCGGAGGCTCGCTGGTCGTCATCCTCAGTGTGTCCGTCTACGCCTTCTACAACTTGTACCATGCTGTTCTTAAGAAGTTCCCCTCTACTCATACTGAGCTGTAA